A region of Paraburkholderia largidicola DNA encodes the following proteins:
- a CDS encoding branched-chain amino acid ABC transporter permease, whose protein sequence is MQRKALYVLLLVALIVAPFVGAYPVFVMKVLCFALFAAAFNLLIGYTGLLSFGHAMFLATAGYITGYTIQTLGMSPEVGVIAGVAAATLLGFVVGLFAIRRQGIYFAMVTLALAQMVYFVFLQAPFTHGEDGLQGVPRGKLFGTLSLSSDLTLYFVVLAVMVLAFLLIVRIVHSPFGQVLIAIKENEPRAISLGYDTNRFKLLAFILSAGLAGLAGSLKVLVLGFETLGDAYWTMSGLVVLMTLVGGMGTLFGPLLGAALIVALEDRLGDIGSGLASVTGVEWFRSLGESATIVTGLIFIACVLAFRRGIVGEIVQRVKPLRA, encoded by the coding sequence ATGCAGAGAAAAGCGCTCTACGTTCTGCTGCTGGTCGCGCTGATCGTCGCGCCGTTTGTTGGCGCGTATCCCGTGTTCGTGATGAAGGTGTTGTGCTTTGCGTTGTTCGCGGCCGCGTTCAATCTGCTGATCGGCTATACGGGCCTGCTGTCGTTTGGACACGCAATGTTTCTCGCGACGGCCGGCTATATCACCGGTTACACGATCCAGACGCTCGGCATGTCGCCCGAAGTTGGCGTGATAGCGGGCGTGGCGGCGGCGACCCTACTGGGCTTTGTGGTCGGTCTGTTCGCGATTCGCCGACAGGGCATTTACTTCGCGATGGTGACGCTCGCGCTCGCGCAGATGGTCTACTTCGTGTTCCTGCAGGCTCCGTTCACACATGGCGAAGATGGCCTGCAAGGCGTGCCGCGCGGCAAGCTGTTCGGCACGTTGAGCCTGTCTTCGGACCTGACGCTGTACTTCGTCGTGCTGGCCGTGATGGTGCTCGCGTTCCTGCTGATCGTGAGGATCGTGCATTCGCCGTTCGGGCAGGTGCTGATCGCGATCAAGGAGAACGAGCCTCGCGCGATCTCGCTCGGCTATGATACGAACCGCTTCAAGCTGCTGGCGTTCATTCTGTCGGCGGGTCTTGCGGGTCTTGCCGGCTCGCTCAAGGTACTGGTGCTTGGCTTCGAAACGCTCGGCGATGCGTACTGGACGATGTCGGGCCTCGTCGTGCTGATGACGCTGGTGGGCGGCATGGGCACGCTGTTCGGTCCGTTGCTCGGCGCCGCGTTGATCGTCGCGCTGGAAGACCGGCTTGGCGATATCGGCAGCGGGCTGGCGTCGGTGACGGGTGTTGAGTGGTTCCGTTCACTCGGTGAGTCGGCGACGATCGTCACAGGGCTTATTTTCATCGCGTGCGTGCTGGCGTTCCGGCGCGGCATCGTCGGCGAGATCGTGCAGCGGGTCAAACCGTTGCGCGCCTGA
- a CDS encoding ABC transporter substrate-binding protein — translation MKLKNFARLSAVCFAAAAGTMFAAGNAQAADGATVKIGYITDLSGLYADIDGQGGLEAIRMAIADFGGKVNGKTVELVYADHQNKADIAASRAREWIDRDGVNVIIGGTNSATALSTNQVAGEKKVPYINIGAGADNLTNEQCTPYTVHYAYDTMALAKGTGSAVTKQGGKTWYFLTADYAFGKALEKNTSDVVKANGGQVLGTVRHPLSASDFSSFLLQAQGSKAQVLGLANAGGDTINSIKAAKEFGVTKSMKIAALLIFLTDIHSLGLETTQGLVATDSWYWNKDANTRKWAQRYFDKMKKMPTSLQAADYSAVTTYLKAVQATGTTDSDKVMDQLRKTKIDDFYAKGYIRQDGSMIHDMYLMEVKKPSESKEPWDYYKITATIPGDQAFGTKAESRCALWK, via the coding sequence ATGAAACTGAAGAACTTCGCCAGGTTGTCAGCAGTCTGCTTTGCGGCCGCCGCGGGCACGATGTTCGCTGCGGGTAACGCGCAGGCCGCGGATGGCGCGACCGTCAAGATCGGCTACATCACCGATCTTTCCGGTCTGTATGCGGATATCGATGGCCAGGGTGGCCTCGAGGCGATCCGCATGGCGATTGCCGATTTCGGCGGCAAGGTCAACGGCAAGACGGTCGAGCTGGTCTACGCCGATCACCAGAACAAGGCGGATATCGCCGCGTCGCGTGCACGTGAATGGATCGACCGCGACGGCGTCAACGTGATCATCGGCGGCACGAATTCGGCCACTGCGTTGTCGACCAATCAGGTTGCGGGTGAAAAGAAGGTTCCGTACATCAACATCGGCGCAGGCGCGGACAACCTGACCAACGAGCAATGCACGCCGTACACGGTGCACTACGCGTACGACACGATGGCGCTCGCAAAAGGCACGGGTTCGGCCGTGACGAAGCAGGGCGGCAAGACCTGGTACTTTCTGACTGCGGACTACGCGTTCGGCAAGGCGCTCGAAAAGAACACGTCGGACGTGGTGAAGGCGAATGGCGGACAGGTGCTCGGCACGGTGCGTCATCCGCTGTCGGCATCGGATTTCTCGTCGTTCCTGTTGCAGGCGCAAGGATCGAAGGCGCAGGTGCTGGGTCTCGCGAACGCGGGTGGCGACACGATCAACTCGATCAAGGCCGCCAAGGAATTCGGCGTGACGAAGTCGATGAAGATCGCCGCGCTGCTGATCTTCCTGACCGATATTCACAGCCTCGGACTTGAAACGACGCAAGGTCTGGTCGCCACCGATAGCTGGTACTGGAACAAGGACGCCAATACCCGCAAGTGGGCGCAGCGCTACTTCGACAAGATGAAGAAGATGCCGACCAGCCTGCAGGCAGCGGACTATTCGGCCGTCACCACTTATCTGAAGGCCGTGCAGGCAACTGGCACGACCGACAGCGACAAGGTGATGGATCAACTGCGCAAGACGAAGATCGACGATTTCTACGCGAAGGGCTACATCCGTCAGGACGGCAGCATGATCCACGACATGTACCTGATGGAAGTGAAGAAGCCGTCGGAATCGAAAGAGCCGTGGGATTACTACAAGATCACCGCGACGATTCCAGGCGATCAGGCATTCGGAACGAAAGCGGAGTCGCGCTGCGCGCTCTGGAAGTAA
- a CDS encoding branched-chain amino acid ABC transporter ATP-binding protein/permease, producing MKRIMKNRFFWLFLVVMFALPVLPQPIRVPEYWVTLLNYIGLYSIVAIGLVLLTGIGGMTSFGQAAFVGVGAYTTAYLTTQFGVSPWLALIVGVVLTALIALLLGAVTMRLSGHFLPLGTIAWGLALFFLFGNMEMLGKYDGINGIPVLNVLGINLESGRHIYYLIWIVVLGAVVSVQNLLNSRPGRAIRALRGGGLMAEAMGVNTAWMRVVIFVYAAVLAAISGFLYAHLQRAVNPTPFGLNHGIEFLFMAVVGGVAHVWGAVLGAAILTILQDYLQTLLPKLLGENGNFEIIVFGVLMVLLLQYARQGVWPFVARMFPRGPRAHVPDHADALPQRSKPTAGESLLVVDKARKQFGGLVAVNDVSFEVKAGQIIGLIGPNGAGKSTTFNLVTGVLQPTSGSISFQGQRIDALNSREIVRRGIGRTFQHVKLLPGMTVLENVAIGAHLRGHAGVWRSVARLNAAEEARLMAEAARQIRRVGLEEHMYDEAGSLALGKQRILEIARALCCDPTLLLLDEPAAGLRYQEKQQLATLLRKLREEGMSVLLVEHDMDFVMNLTDRLVVMEFGTRIAEGLPQDVQNDPAVLEAYLGGVE from the coding sequence ATGAAACGCATCATGAAAAACAGGTTCTTCTGGTTGTTCCTCGTCGTCATGTTCGCGCTGCCCGTGCTACCGCAGCCGATCCGCGTGCCCGAGTACTGGGTGACGCTGCTCAACTACATCGGGCTGTATTCGATCGTGGCGATCGGCCTCGTGCTGCTGACGGGTATCGGCGGAATGACGAGCTTTGGGCAGGCGGCATTCGTCGGCGTCGGCGCGTATACGACGGCGTATCTGACGACGCAGTTCGGCGTGTCACCGTGGCTCGCGCTGATCGTCGGCGTCGTGCTGACGGCGCTGATTGCGCTGCTGCTGGGCGCCGTCACGATGCGGCTGTCGGGCCACTTCCTGCCGCTCGGAACGATCGCATGGGGTCTCGCGCTGTTCTTCCTGTTCGGCAATATGGAGATGCTCGGCAAGTACGACGGGATCAACGGAATACCGGTGTTGAACGTGCTCGGCATCAATCTGGAATCGGGCCGCCATATCTACTACCTGATCTGGATCGTCGTGCTCGGCGCCGTGGTGTCTGTTCAGAATCTGCTTAATAGCCGGCCGGGGCGTGCGATTCGCGCTCTGCGCGGCGGTGGCTTGATGGCAGAGGCAATGGGCGTGAATACGGCGTGGATGCGCGTCGTGATCTTCGTCTACGCAGCGGTGCTGGCAGCGATTTCGGGCTTTCTCTACGCGCATTTGCAGCGCGCGGTGAATCCGACGCCGTTCGGCCTCAATCACGGCATCGAGTTTCTGTTCATGGCCGTGGTCGGGGGCGTTGCGCACGTCTGGGGCGCGGTGCTGGGTGCGGCGATCCTGACGATTCTGCAGGACTATTTGCAGACCCTGCTGCCGAAACTGCTCGGTGAAAACGGCAACTTCGAAATTATCGTGTTTGGCGTCCTGATGGTGCTGCTTTTGCAGTATGCGCGCCAAGGTGTGTGGCCGTTCGTCGCGCGGATGTTCCCGCGCGGCCCGCGCGCGCATGTGCCAGATCATGCGGATGCTTTGCCGCAGCGCAGCAAGCCGACTGCGGGTGAATCGCTGCTGGTGGTGGACAAGGCGCGTAAGCAGTTCGGCGGTCTGGTCGCGGTGAACGATGTCAGCTTCGAAGTGAAGGCGGGGCAGATCATTGGCTTGATTGGGCCTAACGGCGCAGGCAAATCGACGACCTTCAATCTGGTCACAGGCGTCCTGCAGCCGACGAGCGGCTCGATTTCATTTCAGGGCCAACGTATCGATGCGCTCAATTCACGTGAAATCGTCAGAAGGGGCATTGGGCGCACCTTTCAGCATGTCAAGCTGCTGCCGGGGATGACCGTGCTGGAGAATGTCGCGATCGGCGCGCACCTGCGTGGGCATGCCGGCGTGTGGCGCAGCGTGGCGCGCCTGAACGCGGCCGAGGAGGCGCGGCTGATGGCGGAAGCGGCTCGCCAGATTCGGCGCGTTGGCCTCGAAGAGCATATGTACGATGAGGCGGGTAGCCTCGCGCTGGGCAAACAGCGGATTCTGGAGATTGCACGGGCGCTGTGCTGCGATCCGACGCTTCTGCTGCTCGATGAGCCGGCAGCCGGCCTGCGTTATCAGGAAAAGCAGCAACTGGCGACGCTGCTGCGCAAGCTTCGCGAGGAAGGCATGAGCGTTCTGCTCGTCGAACACGATATGGATTTCGTGATGAATCTGACGGATCGGCTGGTGGTCATGGAGTTTGGGACGCGTATCGCGGAAGGTTTGCCGCAAGACGTGCAGAACGATCCGGCCGTGCTGGAAGCGTACTTGGGCGGGGTGGAGTGA
- a CDS encoding ABC transporter ATP-binding protein, with product MSTVSEQEDASVSVVSGEPALEIAGLQAWYGESHILHGVDLTVSRGEVVTLLGRNGAGRTTTLRAIMGLTGRRTGSIRVGGRETISMATHRIAHCGVGYCPEERGIFSSLSCEENLMLPPPVGDKSLMMSIDEIYQMFPNLQERRMSQGTRLSGGEQQMLAVARILRTGANLLLLDEISEGLAPVIVQALARMIVTLKARGYTIVMVEQNFRFAAPLADRFYVMEHGRIVEHFGAKELESKMPVLHDLLGV from the coding sequence ATGAGCACAGTGAGCGAACAGGAAGACGCATCGGTCAGTGTGGTGAGCGGCGAACCCGCGCTGGAAATCGCGGGGCTGCAGGCGTGGTACGGCGAATCGCACATCCTGCATGGCGTCGATCTGACCGTCAGCCGCGGTGAAGTCGTCACGCTGCTCGGCCGCAATGGCGCGGGCCGCACCACGACGCTGCGCGCGATCATGGGCCTGACGGGCCGGCGTACGGGCTCGATCCGCGTCGGCGGACGCGAAACGATTTCGATGGCGACGCACCGCATCGCGCATTGCGGCGTCGGGTATTGCCCGGAAGAGCGCGGCATTTTTTCGAGCCTGTCGTGCGAGGAAAATCTGATGTTGCCGCCGCCCGTCGGCGACAAGTCGTTGATGATGTCGATCGACGAGATCTACCAGATGTTTCCCAATCTCCAGGAACGGCGCATGAGCCAGGGCACGCGCCTGTCGGGTGGCGAGCAACAGATGCTGGCCGTGGCGCGCATCCTTCGCACGGGCGCGAACCTGCTGTTGCTGGATGAAATCTCCGAAGGCCTTGCCCCCGTGATCGTCCAGGCGCTCGCGCGCATGATCGTCACATTGAAAGCGCGCGGCTACACGATCGTGATGGTCGAACAGAACTTCCGCTTTGCCGCGCCGCTCGCCGATCGTTTCTATGTGATGGAGCATGGACGCATCGTCGAGCATTTCGGAGCAAAGGAACTCGAAAGCAAAATGCCGGTGCTGCACGATTTGCTCGGCGTCTAA
- a CDS encoding ABC transporter ATP-binding protein: MILGDTILETRGLTREFKGFTAVNGVNLRVKRGSIHALIGPNGAGKTTCFNLLTKFLVPTAGQIVFDGIDITGERPAQVARRGIIRSFQISAVFPHLTALQNVRVGLQRQLGSAFHFWRSERTLRQLDDRAIDLLTQVGLTDFADVPAVELSYGRKRALEIATTLGMEPELMLLDEPTQGMGHEDVDRVTALIKKVSAGRTILMVEHNMNVIAGISDTITVLQRGEVLAEGTYAEVSKNPLVMQAYMGSADAALAGAHA, translated from the coding sequence ATGATTCTCGGCGATACGATACTCGAAACGCGCGGGCTCACTCGTGAGTTCAAGGGTTTTACCGCAGTCAACGGTGTGAACCTGCGCGTGAAGCGCGGTTCGATCCATGCGCTCATCGGGCCGAACGGCGCAGGCAAGACCACCTGCTTCAATCTGCTCACCAAATTTCTCGTGCCCACTGCGGGTCAGATCGTCTTTGACGGTATCGACATCACGGGCGAACGTCCAGCGCAGGTCGCGCGTCGCGGCATCATCCGCTCCTTTCAGATTTCCGCTGTATTTCCGCATCTGACGGCATTGCAGAATGTGCGCGTGGGTCTGCAACGTCAGCTCGGCTCGGCGTTTCATTTCTGGAGAAGCGAACGCACATTGCGTCAACTCGACGACCGCGCGATCGATCTGCTCACTCAGGTAGGCTTGACCGATTTCGCCGATGTGCCCGCCGTCGAACTGTCGTATGGGCGCAAACGCGCGCTCGAAATCGCCACGACGCTCGGCATGGAACCCGAACTGATGCTGCTCGACGAACCGACGCAAGGCATGGGGCATGAAGACGTCGACCGCGTGACCGCGCTGATCAAAAAAGTATCGGCGGGTCGCACGATCCTGATGGTCGAACACAACATGAATGTGATAGCCGGCATCTCCGACACGATTACCGTCCTGCAACGCGGCGAGGTGCTCGCCGAAGGCACGTACGCGGAAGTCTCGAAGAACCCGCTCGTCATGCAGGCCTATATGGGCAGTGCGGACGCGGCGCTTGCCGGAGCGCATGCATGA
- a CDS encoding ABC transporter substrate-binding protein: MKSALRWISAALVAAGVCATYSGAAFADVKIGMTVSATGPAASLGIPEKNTSALLPKEIAGQKIDYIVLDDATDSTQAVKNARKLTSEDHVDALIGSTVVPNSLAMIDIANETQTPMISMAAAASIVEPMDAKRSWVFKTPQNDILMATAIAQHMSNHGVKTVAFIGFSDAYGESWFKEFTKAADLKKIKVVANERFARNDASVTGQVLKMMSQNPDAVLIAGAGTPAALPEKTLRERGFKGKYYQTHGVANNDFLRVCGKDCEGTYLPAGPLLVADQLPDSNPVKKASLAYKHAYEGANGAGSISTFGGHAWDAGLLLQHAIPIALKKGQPGTPQFREALRVALEDTKDLPGSHGIFNMSVNDHAGLDQRARVMVQIVDGKWKLASD, encoded by the coding sequence ATGAAGTCGGCATTGCGGTGGATCAGCGCGGCACTCGTCGCGGCAGGCGTGTGCGCAACCTATAGCGGCGCGGCATTCGCGGACGTGAAAATCGGCATGACGGTATCGGCGACGGGGCCCGCGGCCTCGCTCGGCATTCCGGAGAAGAACACCAGCGCACTTCTGCCGAAGGAAATCGCGGGCCAGAAAATCGACTACATCGTGCTCGACGATGCAACCGACTCGACGCAAGCCGTCAAGAACGCACGCAAGCTCACCAGTGAAGATCACGTCGACGCGTTGATCGGCTCGACTGTCGTGCCGAACTCGCTGGCCATGATCGACATCGCCAACGAAACGCAAACGCCGATGATCTCGATGGCGGCAGCGGCGTCGATCGTCGAGCCGATGGATGCGAAGCGCTCGTGGGTCTTCAAGACGCCGCAGAACGACATTCTGATGGCGACGGCGATTGCACAACACATGTCGAACCACGGCGTGAAGACGGTGGCTTTCATCGGCTTCTCGGATGCGTACGGCGAGAGCTGGTTCAAGGAATTCACCAAGGCCGCCGATCTCAAGAAGATCAAGGTCGTCGCGAATGAACGTTTCGCGCGCAACGATGCGTCCGTGACGGGCCAGGTGCTGAAGATGATGTCGCAGAACCCGGATGCCGTGCTCATCGCCGGTGCGGGCACGCCGGCCGCATTGCCGGAAAAGACACTGCGCGAGCGCGGCTTCAAGGGCAAGTACTATCAGACGCACGGCGTTGCGAATAACGACTTCCTGCGCGTGTGCGGCAAGGATTGCGAAGGCACGTATCTGCCCGCCGGCCCGCTGCTCGTCGCCGATCAGCTGCCCGATTCGAATCCTGTGAAGAAGGCTTCGCTCGCCTATAAGCACGCCTATGAAGGCGCCAACGGCGCGGGTTCGATCTCGACGTTCGGCGGTCACGCATGGGACGCGGGTCTGCTTCTGCAGCACGCCATTCCCATCGCTTTGAAGAAGGGCCAGCCGGGTACGCCGCAATTCCGTGAAGCATTGCGCGTCGCGCTCGAAGACACGAAAGATCTGCCGGGCTCGCACGGTATCTTCAACATGAGCGTGAACGATCACGCGGGTCTCGATCAGCGCGCACGTGTGATGGTGCAAATCGTCGACGGCAAATGGAAGCTTGCTTCCGATTAA
- a CDS encoding branched-chain amino acid ABC transporter permease produces the protein MDIFGIPLPAMLSQLLLGLVNGSFYAILSLGLAVIFGLLNVINFAHGALFMLGAMLTWMGLSYFSLPYWVMLVLAPVLVGLFGIVIERSMLRWLYKLDHLYGLLLTFGLTLVVEGVFHSIYGSSGQPYDVPSALAGATNLGFMFLPNYRAWVVVASLIVCFATWFVIEKTRLGAYLRAGTENPKLVEAFGVNVPMMVTLTYGFGVALAAFAGVLAAPVIQVSPLMGQPMIITVFAVVVIGGMGSIMGSILTGLLLGVIEGFTRVFYPEASATVVFVIMALVLLVRPAGLFGKEK, from the coding sequence ATGGATATCTTTGGCATTCCGCTTCCGGCGATGCTCAGCCAGTTGCTGCTCGGTCTCGTGAACGGTTCGTTCTACGCGATTCTGAGTCTGGGGCTGGCGGTGATCTTCGGTCTGCTCAACGTGATCAACTTCGCGCATGGCGCGTTGTTCATGCTGGGTGCGATGCTCACGTGGATGGGCCTGTCGTATTTCAGTCTGCCGTACTGGGTGATGCTCGTGCTCGCGCCCGTGCTGGTCGGGCTGTTCGGCATCGTGATCGAACGTTCGATGCTGCGCTGGCTGTACAAGCTCGACCACCTCTACGGCCTGTTGCTCACATTCGGGCTGACGCTCGTCGTCGAAGGCGTGTTCCATTCGATCTACGGTTCGTCGGGGCAGCCGTACGACGTGCCGTCGGCGCTTGCGGGCGCAACCAATCTCGGCTTCATGTTTCTGCCGAACTATCGCGCGTGGGTGGTCGTCGCGTCGTTGATCGTGTGCTTCGCGACGTGGTTCGTGATCGAGAAGACGCGTCTTGGCGCGTATCTGCGCGCGGGCACGGAGAACCCGAAGCTCGTCGAGGCATTCGGCGTTAACGTACCGATGATGGTCACGCTCACGTATGGCTTCGGCGTCGCGCTGGCCGCGTTTGCCGGCGTGCTGGCGGCGCCCGTCATTCAGGTATCGCCGCTGATGGGCCAGCCGATGATCATCACGGTGTTCGCGGTCGTCGTGATCGGCGGCATGGGCTCGATCATGGGGTCGATTCTCACGGGCCTGTTGCTGGGCGTGATCGAAGGGTTCACGCGCGTGTTCTATCCGGAAGCGTCGGCGACCGTGGTCTTCGTGATCATGGCGCTCGTGTTGCTCGTGCGTCCGGCGGGTCTCTTCGGCAAGGAAAAATGA
- a CDS encoding branched-chain amino acid ABC transporter permease, with protein sequence MDLSIAAILAQDGITTGAIYALLALALVLVFSVTRAIFIPQGEFVSYGALTLAALQTQKFPATCWLLMAMGLACFVVEVIGMARHAERRRHAARALVMLVGKYLLFPVAVYAVTRGVFMQPLPMLAQIALTLLIVVPMGPFVYRLAYEPVAEGTTLLLLIVSVAVHFAMVGLGLVMFGAEGSRTNAFTDSTFNIGSLAISGQSVWVIGVAVVLIGVLYVYFDRSISGKALRATSVNRLGAQLVGIGTTQAGRLAFTLAAGLGVLCGILVAPLTTIYYDSGFLIGLKGFVGAIIGGLVSYPLAFAGSILVGLLESYSSFWASSYKEVIVFTLIIPVLLWRSLASPHAEEEEE encoded by the coding sequence ATGGATCTATCAATTGCGGCGATCCTCGCGCAGGACGGCATCACGACCGGCGCGATCTACGCATTGCTCGCGCTCGCGTTGGTGCTGGTGTTCTCCGTGACGCGCGCCATTTTCATCCCGCAAGGGGAGTTCGTGTCGTATGGCGCGCTGACGCTCGCCGCATTGCAGACACAGAAGTTTCCGGCGACATGCTGGCTGCTGATGGCGATGGGGCTCGCGTGCTTCGTGGTCGAGGTGATCGGCATGGCGCGGCACGCGGAGCGGCGGCGTCATGCGGCGCGCGCACTCGTGATGCTGGTCGGCAAGTATCTGCTGTTTCCCGTTGCCGTCTACGCGGTCACGCGCGGCGTATTCATGCAGCCGCTGCCGATGCTCGCGCAGATCGCGCTGACGCTGCTGATCGTGGTGCCGATGGGGCCGTTCGTCTATCGCCTCGCCTACGAGCCAGTTGCCGAAGGGACGACGCTGTTGCTGCTGATCGTCTCCGTCGCCGTGCACTTCGCGATGGTCGGCCTCGGGCTCGTGATGTTCGGCGCGGAAGGCTCGCGGACCAACGCCTTCACCGATTCCACCTTCAACATCGGCAGCCTGGCGATCTCAGGGCAGAGCGTGTGGGTGATCGGTGTGGCCGTGGTGCTGATCGGTGTGCTGTACGTGTATTTCGATCGCTCGATTTCCGGCAAGGCATTGCGCGCGACGTCGGTGAACCGGCTCGGCGCGCAGCTGGTCGGCATCGGCACGACGCAGGCGGGTCGGCTCGCGTTCACGCTGGCGGCCGGCCTCGGCGTGCTGTGCGGGATTCTCGTCGCGCCGCTGACGACCATCTACTACGACTCGGGCTTCCTGATCGGTCTGAAGGGCTTCGTAGGGGCGATTATCGGCGGGCTGGTCAGTTATCCGCTGGCGTTTGCGGGTTCGATACTCGTCGGCTTGCTGGAGTCTTATTCATCGTTCTGGGCCAGTTCCTACAAGGAAGTGATCGTGTTCACGCTGATCATTCCCGTGCTGCTCTGGCGGAGTCTAGCCAGCCCGCACGCGGAAGAAGAGGAGGAGTGA
- a CDS encoding ABC transporter substrate-binding protein — protein MKTTKQWVRTAIAMALVCGASAAMAQVKIGVTLSTTGPAASLGIPEKNTIALLPKEIAGKSVQYIVLDDASDTSRAVQNTRKLIDEDHVDAIIGSTVTPNSLAMLDPASEGKTPVISLAASAAIISPMDAKRSWAFKTPQNDGLMADAIAEYMEKHGVKTVAFIGFADAYGENWYNVFSKAAEAHHLKIVANERYNRTDASVTGQVLKLAASNADAVLIAGAGTPSALPAKALKERGYKGKIYQTHGVANNDFLRVCGKDCEGELLPAGPILVADQLPDSNPVKKSSLAYKNAYEKAYGVGTVATFGGHAWDAGQMLQRAIPEALKKGQPGTEAFRVALREALENVKDLPLSHGIMNTTPTDHNGLDKRARVIVEISDGKWKLQND, from the coding sequence ATGAAAACGACAAAGCAATGGGTCCGTACCGCGATCGCGATGGCGCTCGTGTGCGGAGCAAGTGCGGCGATGGCGCAGGTGAAGATCGGGGTCACGCTGTCCACGACGGGACCGGCTGCATCGCTCGGCATCCCTGAGAAAAACACGATTGCGCTGCTGCCGAAGGAAATCGCGGGCAAGAGCGTGCAGTACATCGTGCTCGACGACGCATCGGATACGAGCCGCGCCGTGCAGAACACGCGCAAGCTGATCGATGAAGATCACGTCGATGCGATCATCGGCTCGACGGTCACGCCGAACTCGCTCGCCATGCTAGACCCCGCTTCCGAAGGCAAGACGCCGGTGATCTCGCTCGCGGCATCGGCGGCCATCATCTCGCCGATGGATGCGAAGCGTTCATGGGCGTTCAAGACGCCGCAAAACGACGGTCTGATGGCCGATGCGATCGCCGAGTACATGGAGAAGCACGGCGTGAAGACGGTGGCGTTCATCGGCTTCGCAGATGCCTATGGCGAGAACTGGTACAACGTGTTCAGCAAGGCGGCGGAAGCCCATCATCTGAAGATCGTCGCGAATGAACGCTATAACCGCACCGATGCATCGGTGACGGGGCAGGTGCTGAAGCTCGCTGCATCGAATGCGGACGCGGTGCTGATCGCCGGCGCGGGCACGCCGTCCGCGCTGCCAGCGAAGGCGCTCAAGGAGCGCGGCTACAAGGGCAAGATCTATCAGACGCACGGCGTCGCGAACAACGACTTCCTGCGCGTGTGCGGCAAGGATTGCGAAGGCGAATTGCTGCCCGCAGGCCCGATTCTCGTCGCCGATCAGTTGCCCGATTCGAACCCGGTGAAGAAGTCGTCGCTCGCGTACAAGAACGCGTATGAGAAGGCCTATGGCGTGGGTACGGTGGCGACCTTCGGCGGTCACGCGTGGGATGCCGGCCAGATGCTCCAGCGTGCGATTCCCGAGGCGCTGAAGAAGGGCCAGCCGGGCACGGAAGCGTTCCGCGTCGCATTGCGTGAAGCGCTCGAGAACGTCAAGGACTTGCCACTTTCGCACGGCATCATGAACACGACGCCCACCGACCACAACGGTCTCGACAAGCGCGCACGCGTAATCGTCGAGATTTCTGATGGCAAGTGGAAACTCCAAAACGACTAA